From the genome of Pseudanabaena sp. FACHB-2040:
AGTGGCGGTTTCCGATGGCTGATTCTGATAAGGCTGTGAAAACGCTGCTGACGGTTGATCCGCTGGCGATGACTCAAGTTCCGCCTTGGCAGGAGCACCATTTACAGCGGCTGCTGGGAGAAGCCTACCGGATTGGTAAGGAGTATTTTGGCAATGCTAGCTTTGTTCAGCGATCTATGGAGGCGCTGGAGGACATGACTGCTAGTGACCGGCAGATGGTGCTGCGGTGGCTGCAGGAGTCTCCTTCTGGCAAACTTTGGCTCTAAGCTTTGGCTCTAGAAGGAAAGCTGCCTTTTTAAGAATCGTTGACTGTCGGACAGTATCGGGTGCGATTGTGCCACCCTGACTGAACAGGAGAATACTTCGCCGCTACAATGCTTGCGTAACCTGATGATCGTAGGCATAGGAAGAAATCAGGTGCGATGGTTTCCTGGCCCGATGTTCTGATTTCTTCTGATCCCATTGTGTAAGGAGTCTACCGTTGAGCAAGTCTGCCTCTGCTGCATCTTCTCGTTCTTTAACGACGCTGACAGTTGCTCTAGGTGTTGCCTGGGGGATTGTGGCGCTGTTGTTTTTTCTATTGTTTAGCTCTCCGGGGGTAGATGGTGAACAGCCTGGATGGTTTCTTGTAGGCATTACCATTCTGGAGGCGGGGGCATTTGCGGTATCTTCTATGCTGTGCTTCCGCAACTGGCGCAGTTCACAGATTGTCAGTGGCCGTGGTGTCTGGCTTTGGATTGGTCTGGGGCTGCTGTCTTACACACTCGGAAATTTGCTGTTCTTCTTGTGGGGCACTGTCTGGGGTCTAGACCCGGCGGTATCTCTGGGAGATTTTTTCTACATTCTCAGCTATATCTTCTTGGCGGGAGGAATGCTGCAGGCCGTACTGCCGCGACGGTTAAACCTGGAGCCGCCTCAGTGGCTAATTGTGGCGGGTCTAGGCCTGGGTGGTGTTTTGATTGCCTATTTCGTCAACTATCAGGTAGTTGGACCGTCGCCTACAGCTGAGGCGGCTCCGCCTGTAGTGCAGTTGGTGCAAACTGTGGCACCGCAGCAGACGCCTTTGCCTGCTGAAGGGGCGGCTCCGGTCGTGCCTGCGCTCGAGGAGGAACCCAATACGGCACCGGCTTGGGTGCTGCCGCTAGACCAGCGACTAGAGCCATTTCAGTCGGCGGTAGGGCTGCTGTATGTCGTTGCTGACTGCATCTTGCTGGTAATTGCGGCGACGCTGCTAGTGGCTTTTTGGGGCGGTCGGTTTTCTCAATCGTGGAAGTTAATTGCGATCGCAGCCTTCTGTCTCTACATTGCCGATATGTTTTTTGCCTACTCCGTAAACGTGGGTACCTATCAAGAAGGTAGCCTCTGGGAGGTGTTTTGGACGTTCTCAGCAATCTTCTTTGGCCTAGGAGCTGTGGTAGAACACGCAATTTCTACTCAGTCTCGGCGGAGTACGCGACGTCGCAGAGCCTAGCTAGGGAACTAAGATATTAGATGGCGATGACTTAGGCGAGTACGTACCTCATGGCACCGAGCAAGCTGTCTGACGCAGACAAGCAGACTATTCTTGAGCTATACCGTCAACCAGAGGAAACCACCTCAACTCTGGCTGAACGGTATAGCGTCAGCAACAGCACGATCAGTCGGTTGCTTAAAACGCAGCTGCCCGAAGCAGAGTATGCGGCGCTAATTCAGCAGAAGCGGGGCGGCTCGGTGGAGACAAGCCAGCCAGTTGCGTCTCCACCCCCGGCAACGGTAGCCCCAGTAGAAGTGCCTGAACCTAAGGTGCCTGTAGTAGAAGAGGCCACCGTAGAAAAGACTCCAGTCGAAAAGACTCCGGTCGAAAAGACTCCGGTCGAAAAGGCTTCAGTCGAAAGGGCTCCAGTTGAGGTGCCCTCAGTCGTTAGGGACGAGGCCGAAGTGCCTCCGCCCGCTCCCTCGGTTGTGGCCAAAGAGCCTGTAGAGCAATCCGCGCCTCCCGGCAAAATTCCCCCTCCGCGTCGCCGATCCCGCAGCGAGGTTGCCGAGACGGCAACTCCCGAGTCGAGCGAGTCGATGCAGCTGCCCCTGTTAAAGGACAACAAGACCGAAGGCCCCAGCGCCCCTGACTACGGCCTGCCTCCTATAGGCGCTGTGGCAGACGAGCCAGAACTCCTGCCAGTAGCTCAGGAGGAGGCAGTCGCTGCTGTACTGAATAACAATCAGTCAGTGGGCGCAGATTATGATGACGACCTCGATGACCTTGATGATCTAGATGACGATGACGACGACGATCTAGATGACGATGACGATCTAGACGATGAAGAGATGGGGAACTGGAAGTTTTCTAAGGGGGGTACACCCCAGCTGCAAAAGGTGCAGATCAGTCCTCTAACGACCTCTGCTCTACCTCGTCTCTGCTATGTCGTAGTTGAGCGCAACTCTTCAGAGCTGGTTACCTGCCCACTGCGAGATTTTGCGGAGTTGGGTCTGATTCCAGAAAACGAAATTGACTCTCGCACCTTACCAGTCTTCGACAACCACCGGATCGCCCGTCGATTTTCTCGCCGTAACCAGCGGGTGGTCAAGGTACCCGACGGCAGGATGCTGCAAAAGACCAGTTCCTACTTGCAGGCAAAAGGGATTACCCGGCTGTTGATTGACGGGCAGATCTACACCCTGGAAAATGTAGCGCCTGTATCAAATAGTTCAGAGTTTGAAGAAGATTAGCTGTGTAGCGGCTAGATTCAGTGCAGTTGCGGACCCCTATCGGTAATAATTTTTACCAACGGAACTTCCGGGTACCCCGTTGAAGTTTTGTATAGGGGTTTGGGTGGGATGTCTACTGCCTAAACCACTTTCATCAGACCACTTTCATAAAAAGAGTTTGGTCGAAGTATGTCCCAGCAGTCTGCAATTCTAGAAGGTCAAGCAGCGCTCTACTTTCAGGAGGAACTTGCTAACTGTAATGCTCGATTAAATGAAACGCCTGAGGATGTTGGCACCTGGCACTACCGAAGCTATTTGCTGGGGTTGCTGGGCCGCTACCAGGAGGCATTAATCAGCTATAAAAAAACGTTGGTATTGGACGCCGAAGATGACAAGATCTGGTGTAACTATGCTGCGCTGCTAGTCTGCTGCGGCTTCTTAATTGATGCCGTATCTGCCTACGACAGAGCTCTGCAGCAGGCTCCAGATAGTGCTCGCGCCTGGCATAAGCGAGGCGAAACCCTGCACCAGCTGCGCGACTACATGGCTGCGGTAAAGAGCTATGACCGAGCGCTAGCCTTAGAGCCAACCGCCTGCCGCATTTGGTTTAACCGAGGTTTAGCGCTCTACCACTTGGGTTGTCACCAACAGTCAGTAGATAGCCTACGAACGGCAATTGAGCATCGTTCGGACTTTGGCCAAGCCTGGAACTGCTTGGGCTACTTGCTGGCGCAAAAGAAGCAGTATGAGGAAGCGATCGCATGTTTTGATCGGTCTCTGGCCCTAGACCCTGCTAACTCTAAAATTCATCACTACCAGGCTCATGTTCTGCGGCAGATGGGTCGCTTCTCTGAGGCGATGGAAAAGCTAGAGCAGGCCACCCGCCTAGATCCACTCAACCACCGCCACTGGTTTTTAAAGGGAATTACTCTGGGCAAACTGCGGCGTTATAAGAGCGCTAAGGCTAGCTTGGAGCAAGCGCTCAAGCGGCAAGGTCACCACGCTGAGGGCTGGCTAGCGCTGGGGTTGACCCTGCGTAAGCTCAAACGGTTTGAAGACGCCATTCAAGCCTTTAACAAATCTTTGGGGATTGATCCTAATCAGGCTGCCGCTTGTTTCCACCAAGCCTGCTGCTATGCCCAACTAGATCGGCCTGATTGGGCTGTGGAGAGGCTGCAACGTGCGATCGCACTTCAACCCGAACGCTACCTCATCCGCATGCAAACTGAGCCAGCCCTAGCTGCACTTCGTCTTGACAACTATCTCGACAATCACCTCCTCTCCCTCACTAGTCGATGAGAGGAGGCAACTATCCAGCGGGGTTAAAGCACGCTTTACCCTGCTTAGCGTCAACATCGAACCTGTCGCTAGCCGACAGCCTCACTGTCAACAAAGCGGCTAAATGCGGCTCTTAAGCAGTGACTTAGCTCGGTCAGCTAGCTGACGGTATTGGGTCTGGGCTTCTTGGAACAAGGAAGCGGCTTCTTCGTCCCCAGCATCACGAGCATCTGAAATGTATTGCTCAATGGTTGCGCTCCCTTCTAAAGCGTGATAGAGAACGCTAACCAGGTCATATTGCCGATTCTCAGTACCCGTGTTTTGTTCGGTTGTGGAAGCCATAATTTGAGTCTCCTACTGTTACAAAGTGATACCAACTTTTGAAGAACATATCCTGTTGGTATGCCTCCACCCTAGTCATCCTGTCCAGAAAGAATGTCGCTCTGTTGGTGTAGACACTGCTCTTTCACATGGCAGACCTTTTGTAACCTCAGAGACGTTCTAGGCGAAAGGCTGGGTTAAAGGTTTGTATGACATGTAGGGCTTTGATATAGCAGTAGGGCTCTAGCTGCAGTCGGCGATACGATACAGCTCAGGTCGATAGAGAGCAGTTAGGAAAACGGCCCATCTTACAGGCTTCAACAATTGCATTGCGGCACTTCAAAGGCGAAGACCCTGTTCGTTTAGAAAGGGTCTTTAAGCTGATCACCGGATGGCTTTCTTGGGGAGCCTCTAGATAAAGTTCAAAGGCAGCTTCAAGAATATCTAGGTTTAGAGACCCTACCGCTAGAGATTGAGTAATCAGGTTCAACATTTGAGTTCTCCTTGCAAAACAAATGTGCCGCTTGTGGCCTAGGCTTATTCCTGGGGTTTATTGTTTAAAAAAGCCTGGAGAACGTGTGCTCCCCAGACTTTTTTAGTCAGCTAAGCTAAGCTTCCTCACGCTCAAAGCTCTTACCCTTTGAAGGCGTCTTTGACATCTTCTTTGGCATTGCGAGCGTTGGATTCAGTTTGCTTGGCCTTACCTTTGGCCTGATCTTCAGGATCGCCGGTCACTTTGCCGAGCGCTTCCTGAGCTTTACCTTCTACATTTTTAGCGGCTGCTTTAGCGCGTTCTTCGGTAGACATAAGTGTTACCTTTGTGTGTCAACTTCTACACAGTATTAAAAAGAGTCCTAGGAAGATATCTGTCTTAAGTTCGAAAAGCGTGCCAACTCATGTCTATAGAACTTGGTAGATTAATGAACTCTTTGAGCAGCGTTATTCTAAGAAGCCTTGAATTAACAGTCCTTGGAAGTATCGGATGAGCCGTGAAGGCAAAATCTAAGGAAGGCTTTTTGTAAATTTCCTCTTTTTTTAGGGCCAATCTCTCAAAGAAGATAAAAATTATTGCTGCTGTATTTAATTGCAGCCTTTTAGCTGAGCTTGCTATGCCGGAGGGATTAGCGGGTTAGCGTCTTTGGAAGGAAGGCATTTCTATCAAAAAATAGGCAAATTATAGAGAGTCATATTAATGGCCCTTTAAAAACGGAGTTGAGCTAAAAGCTATGCAACCAAGAGATCCCTATGAGGCAGATAGCTCGTCTAAAGTGGCGAACGATGTCCGCATGGCTAGAGAAGCAGAACTAATCGAGGAAAATGAGCGGCTGCGAAATGCTCAAGCAAAACGCAACACGGGCGCTCAAGGCAATCGATTAGCCAAAGAAAACGAGCGGCTCCGGGGTGAGCAGGCCTACCGCGACAGTGCTGGAGCAGTCGGGGGGCTGGTCATTGGCGTGTTGATTTTTGCGCTGGCAGTATTGGGAATTGGCGCATTTTTCTACCTGGGGCGAGACTTGGGGGCCGACCAGAGCCAACCCACTCAGCCTCAGCCAGAAGCTAGCGAGGGACAGGACATTAATATCAATGTGCCTCAACCCCCTCCCATTACTGTTGAGCCGCCACCCCAGCAGCAAATCAATGTAGAGGTGACCCCTGCACCTGTGACAGAAAACAGGAATCCTAGCCCGCCCGCTATTGACACTCCAGCAGGCACGGCTGAAACGCCTCAGGCTCCTGTAACCAATCCCCCTGCGGCTGCCCCAACAGCTCCAGAAACAGCCCCAGGAACGACTGCTGTGCCTCAGCAGGAGGCGAATTAAGAAACTTCCTTCAATTGAGAGGCCAGTCTTAACCTACCTTTCAAGCTTGACTGGCCTCTTAATCAATTTTCTTAAGTTGTTAGTTTCACAGCACAGCCTCAGGCTCTAAGTCTGAGGCTTTTGTGTCGGTACTGGTTAGCCAGTGCCTAGGCGCTCGGCTATTAACTGGCAGGTGTGCTGTAAGCCAGCGCAGTTGGGTTAACTAGGGCGAACAAAGGGTAAAACAACTCGTCTGCAATGCCTTACCATTGACCAGGCAGTTAGGGATGGCCAGCAGTTAGGGGCTTGGTTTACCTTTGAGGCTCAAACAGTGCCTTGATGCGGCAGCAGCGCCGATTGGCTAGCCAATTTGCATAGCCCCAGCTCCAGCTTCCCAGCCTCTTGTGAAGGAAGCAATTGATCTTAGCCTGTTGAAAAAACTGACGAGAAGACGTATGTGGAAGTGGCTCATGAGTGGGGCATCCCTGCTGGGGATGGTGGTGCTGGTGGCGGCGCGGTATCCCCAGCCTGTCAGCCTCACGGTTCCGGTTGCTCCAGCCGCTTCCCGTACAGCGTTTGTCCATTTGTTTGAGTGGACCTGGGATGATGTAGGCCAGGAGTGTGAACAATACCTGGGGCCGATGGGGTTTCAGGGAGTGCAGGTGTCGCCTGCCCAAGAACATGTAGTGCTGCCACAGCAGGGCTACCCGTGGTGGCAGCGCTACCAGCCGGTGAGCTATCGCTTAGAGAGTCGTAGTGGGGGGCGGCAGGCCTTTGCAGCGATGGTGCAGCGCTGCCGTCAAGCTGGAGTGCAGGTCTATGCTGATGCAGTGATCAACCACATGGCCGGGATCGAGGGTGGCACTGGCAGTGGCGGTACGGCTTTTACTAAGTACAGCTATCCGGGCCTGTATCGGCCAGAAGACTTTAACGCTTGCCGTCAGTCTGTTTCTGACTACGATAACGCTGAGGATGTGACCCAGTGTGAGCTGGTCGGCCTGGCGGATCTCAATACAGCATCGACGCATGTGCAGGCCGAAATTGTGACCTACCTGCAGGACTTAGTGAGTCTGGGGGTTAGCGGGTTTCGCATTGATGCAGCCAAGCATATGCGATCGCAAGAGGTCGGCACCCTTCTCACTCAGCTGCAGCAGCGGGTTGGGCCGGGCCTCTATATCTATCAAGAGGTCATCGATCCGGGCACAGAAGCCATTAAAAAGCAGAGCTATTACTCTCATGGCAATGTGATTGAGTTTGAGTATGGGCGGCTGGTGAGTGAGACGTTTCTCGGTCAGGAGGGCCGCCAGCTAGCCGATCTAGCTACTTTGGAAGAAGCTTGGGATCTAGCGCCATCCAGTCAGGCCGTTGTCTTTATCGATAACCACGATAAGCAGCGAGGCCACGGCGGCGGCGGCAGCTACCTGACCCACCGAGAGCGACCGCTCTACCTGCTAGCCAATGTTTTTATGCTGGCCCATCCCTACGGCACGCCCCAGGTGATGTCGAGCTATTCCTTTTTCGATAGCGACCAGGGGCCGCCCGCTGATGCGGATGGTCAGACTCGGCGTGTGCATCAGGGCGAGTCTGACGCCTGCTTTCAGGCCTGGGTCTGTGAGCACCGCTGGACTGCTATTGGTCAGATGGTGGGCTTTCGCAATGCTACAGCCGCCTCTTCGGCCGTGACCGACTGGTGGAGCAATGGCGATAACCAGATCGCCTTTGGGCGGGGCAGTCGCGGCTTTGTCGTGATCAACCGAGAGGCGGCTCCCCTGCACCGTACCTTTGCTACTCAGCTGCCCGCTGGCCGGTACTGCAATGTGATTAAGGGCGGGCTGGCTCCTTCGAGGCGAGACTGTCAGGGGCAGGCTGAGGTGATCACAGTGAACGCATCGGGCCAGTTTACGGCAGCGGTGGCGGGCGTAGATGCGATCGCAATCCACGTTGGGGCTAAGTTGCCAGACTAGCAAGGGCTTAGTGCCACTGGGGCTGGGTTGGCTTGGTCTCGACCAGCAGCCTACCCTGAGAAATGACGGCCCTGACTACTGGGCGACGGCGAATCGCGTCGTAGCGGTCGGTGGCATCGAGCACAATCAGGTTGGCTGCATTGCCCACCTCCAGGCCATAGTCCTTCAGGTGTAGGGTGCGGGCTCCGTGGTGAGTGACCATGTCATAGCAGGCGTTGATCTCGTCGAGTCCCGTCATTTGGCAGACGTGAACGGCCATGTTGGCCACGTCGAGCATATTGCCGGTACCGAGGCTGTACCACGGATCTTGAATGCAGTCATGGCCCAGACTGACGTTGAGGCCGCTCTGCCAGAGTTCTTTGACGCGGGTGACGCCGCGCCGCTTAGGGTAGGTATCGGTGCGGCCTTGGAGCGTAATATTGATCAGCGGATTGGCGATAAAGTTGATCGACGTGCGCTGCAAAAAGCCCATCAGCTTGAAGGCGTAGGCATTGTTGTAAGACCCCATGGCAGTGGTGTGACTAGCCGTGACCCGACTGCCGCAGCTGCAGCGAATAGCGCAGGCGTTCACTACCTCTAGAAAGCGAGATTGGTCGTCGTCAATTTCGTCGCAGTGAATGTCGATTAGCCGGTCGTAGCGCTCGGCCAGATCAAAAATTCGATGCACTGAACGCACGCCATCTTCCCGCGTTAGCTCGTAGTGGGGAATGCCGCCCACGACGTCTGCACCCAGCTTTAGAGCTTCTTCTAGGCGGGCTTCGTTGTCAGGGTGGCTGTAGATGCCGTCTTGGGGAAAGGCGACCACCTGCAGGGTGATCCAGTCTTTTACCGTTTCTCGCACCTCTAGCAGCGCTTTGAGGGCGGTGAGGCTGGCCTCGCTGACGTCGGCGTGGCTGCGAACAAAGAGAACGCCCTGCTGGGCCTGCAGCTTGAGCGCGGCAATGGCTCGTGTCTTGACATCTTCTAGGCTGAGGTTTTGCTTGCGATCGCGCCAGATATCGATGCCTTCAAACAGGGTGCCGCTCTGGTTCCAGCGGGGCTCTCCGGCGGTGAGCACCGAGTCGAGGTGAATGTGAGATTCGACAAACGGGGGACTGACCAGCTGACCGCTAACATCTAGGGTGTGCTGGGCAGGTTGGTCTAGGTGGGGTGCGATCGCAACAATGCGCCCCGCCTCAATGGCAATATCTACCAGGGGATCGTCAGCAGACTGGTGGGCCAAACGGCACTGCCGCAGCAGCAAAGAAGCAGAAGAAGCGTCAGACATAAAATTGAGCGAACCGAAAAGGCAGAGGTCTGAGGATGTTTTGATTCTAAGTTGGCCCCAGGTTAAAAACTGCCATTTTTGTAGCAACCCTGCAGCAGCCCCAAAGTGGCCCGAAAAGAGTCGCGATCTAGATCGGCTTGCCCTAGCCATTCTGCTAAGAATTATGAGATGAGAGGACTGAGCTTATCTGAGATCGGTGTATGGTGAAATTTATTTAAGTCTGAACTCTTGTAAGCCTTTAGGGTTAGTAGCTAGGGCTAATTGTCCAGTAAACCTATTCTGTTTAAGGGTCGGGCAGCAGCACTGTAGTAGATAGTGAGGACAGTAGAAAAGGAGCAAAACCAAGCCGTATAAAGTGCTTTTGACCCAGGTTTCTAAGGGTGAGCTCGATACTCCAATCACGTTAAGAGTAGGGGTTGTTTTACCGTCTAGGCTATGCAAACTACCTGTTTCAACCACCACCAGCGCATCTGCCACATCGTTGCCAGCTACGGCTTGACCGGAGACGATCCGGTG
Proteins encoded in this window:
- a CDS encoding tetratricopeptide repeat protein, with protein sequence MSQQSAILEGQAALYFQEELANCNARLNETPEDVGTWHYRSYLLGLLGRYQEALISYKKTLVLDAEDDKIWCNYAALLVCCGFLIDAVSAYDRALQQAPDSARAWHKRGETLHQLRDYMAAVKSYDRALALEPTACRIWFNRGLALYHLGCHQQSVDSLRTAIEHRSDFGQAWNCLGYLLAQKKQYEEAIACFDRSLALDPANSKIHHYQAHVLRQMGRFSEAMEKLEQATRLDPLNHRHWFLKGITLGKLRRYKSAKASLEQALKRQGHHAEGWLALGLTLRKLKRFEDAIQAFNKSLGIDPNQAAACFHQACCYAQLDRPDWAVERLQRAIALQPERYLIRMQTEPALAALRLDNYLDNHLLSLTSR
- a CDS encoding CsbD family protein is translated as MSTEERAKAAAKNVEGKAQEALGKVTGDPEDQAKGKAKQTESNARNAKEDVKDAFKG
- a CDS encoding alpha-amylase family protein, whose translation is MSGASLLGMVVLVAARYPQPVSLTVPVAPAASRTAFVHLFEWTWDDVGQECEQYLGPMGFQGVQVSPAQEHVVLPQQGYPWWQRYQPVSYRLESRSGGRQAFAAMVQRCRQAGVQVYADAVINHMAGIEGGTGSGGTAFTKYSYPGLYRPEDFNACRQSVSDYDNAEDVTQCELVGLADLNTASTHVQAEIVTYLQDLVSLGVSGFRIDAAKHMRSQEVGTLLTQLQQRVGPGLYIYQEVIDPGTEAIKKQSYYSHGNVIEFEYGRLVSETFLGQEGRQLADLATLEEAWDLAPSSQAVVFIDNHDKQRGHGGGGSYLTHRERPLYLLANVFMLAHPYGTPQVMSSYSFFDSDQGPPADADGQTRRVHQGESDACFQAWVCEHRWTAIGQMVGFRNATAASSAVTDWWSNGDNQIAFGRGSRGFVVINREAAPLHRTFATQLPAGRYCNVIKGGLAPSRRDCQGQAEVITVNASGQFTAAVAGVDAIAIHVGAKLPD
- the codA gene encoding cytosine deaminase; this translates as MSDASSASLLLRQCRLAHQSADDPLVDIAIEAGRIVAIAPHLDQPAQHTLDVSGQLVSPPFVESHIHLDSVLTAGEPRWNQSGTLFEGIDIWRDRKQNLSLEDVKTRAIAALKLQAQQGVLFVRSHADVSEASLTALKALLEVRETVKDWITLQVVAFPQDGIYSHPDNEARLEEALKLGADVVGGIPHYELTREDGVRSVHRIFDLAERYDRLIDIHCDEIDDDQSRFLEVVNACAIRCSCGSRVTASHTTAMGSYNNAYAFKLMGFLQRTSINFIANPLINITLQGRTDTYPKRRGVTRVKELWQSGLNVSLGHDCIQDPWYSLGTGNMLDVANMAVHVCQMTGLDEINACYDMVTHHGARTLHLKDYGLEVGNAANLIVLDATDRYDAIRRRPVVRAVISQGRLLVETKPTQPQWH